GCGGCGGCGCCGCACCGCGACCGCTCTGACCACCGGCCGGCGCGCCCTGCTCGCCGGGACGGTCGACCCAGCGCTGCGGGCCGGCGCCGCCGAAGCCACCACCGCCGCCGCCACCACCGCCGCCGAAGCCGAACGCGCGGGCCATCGCCTGCATGCCCTGGGCGCCCTGCTCCATGTTGCGACGGATCATGTCGAGTGCCGGCTTCGGCACCGTGCCGGCCTTCTCGATGGAGTCGAACGCGGCGACCATCCGACGTGCCTGCAGGATCGAGTCGCGCAGCGCAGCGCCACGCAGCGCGGCGCGCGGCGCGGGACGCCCGTTGTACGTCCAGGTCACGCGGTGCAGGCCCGCGCCGCCGGGGCCGGTGAGCGTCTGCAGCGTGTCACCCTTCGCGTCCTGCACGACGATGCGCGTCGGGCCGCCCGGCTTGGTGAGCCGGTACCAGATGTCCGCGCCATACTGCGGGCTGGGCGCCTGGAAGAGGAGGTGCCCGGTGGACTCGCCGTTGTACGGCTTCTCGCCCCACTGGAAGCCGGTGCGCGGCGCGAAGAGGTGGGCCGGCGCGGCCGCGACCGTCGCCGTCATCTGCTGCAGCGGCGCGATGTCGACGATCCAGAAAGCCCGGCCGTGCGTCGCGGCGATGAGTTCCGACTCGCGCGGATGGATCGCGAGGTCGTGCACCGGGACGTTCGGCAGGCCGGTCATGAACTTCGTCCAGGTCGCGCCCTTGTCGAGCGAGACATAGGCGCCGACGTCGGTGCCAGCGAAGAGCAGGTTCGGGTTCTTCAGGTCCTCGCGCACGACGTGCACGAAGTCGGCGCCGCCCTTGGGGAGGCCGCCGGCGATGGACTTGAAGGTGCGCCCGCCGTCCAGGGTCACGAACGCGTACGGCGTGAAGTCGCCGCGGCGATGGTTGTCGTACGTGACGTAGAACGTGTTGGCGTCATGGTGCGACGGCTCGATGCGCGAGACGTAGGTGCCTGCCGGGACGTCCTTCACGTTGGTCGTGAGCTCCGTCCAGGCACCGCCATCGTTCTCGGTCTTCCAGAGGCGCCCGTCATCGGTGCCTGCATAGAGGTAGCCCGGCTTGATCGACGACTCGTTGAGCGAGACGATCGTGCCGAAGGTCTCGGCGCCGGTCGCGTCGATCGTGATGCCTCCAGTGGTGCGCGTCGACACACGGAGCTTCATCGTGTCGGCGTAGGAGAGCTCCGGCGAGATGGGATACATCTCGTCGCCGCGCTTCGTGCTCTTCATGACCCGATTGGACCCGAAGTAGAGCGTGCTGCTGTTGTGCGCCGAGATGAAGAACGGCGTGTTCCAGTTCCAGCGGAGCTGGAGGGCGGCCGAGTCGGACTTCTGCCGCGCACGGAGCTCGCCGATGAGGCGGGTCTGCGCCGGCGTCGCCGGCTTGGTGGTGTCGCCGCGCACGTTCATGATGCTGTCCTCCCACGCCATGTACTGCGCGCGGTAGTTCGGCTTCTGGAGGTTCGTGCGCTGGCCGGTCGACACCTGATAGCGGCCGATGTTGCCGCCCTGCGATTCCCCGTAGATGATGTCGGGGTTCGTGGGGTCCTGCGCGGTGACGAAGCCGTCGCCGCCGTTGTACGTGAACCACATCGAGTTGGTGATCGGACCCTGGCGCCGGCGGCTGGGGCCGCACCACGAGCCGTTGTCCTGGAGGCCGCCGCACACATTGTACGGGACCGCCATGTCGAACGAGACGTTGTACGGCTGCCCGATGGCGAAGGCGTTCGGGAAGATGTAGCTGCCGCCGTTGTCATTGGAGATGCCGATGCCGCCGTCGTTGCCGACGATGTGCCGCTGCGGGTCCTTCGGATCGATCCACATCGCGTGGTGGTCGACGTGCAGGCCGACGGTCGCGTTACGCGCGTTCTTGCCGCCCTCATCCGAGACCTTCACCGGCGTGGACGAGAACCACACGCGGTCGGGGTTGGTCGGGTGGACGCGGACCTGCGAGTAGTAGAACGGACGCACGTTGTCGGTCGCGGTGCGCTCCCAGGTGCGGCCGCCGTCGGCCGAGCGGTAGAGCCCGCTCAGGAGTTGCTGCGCGCGAGAACCGGGGGCCGGCTTCGGATTCGGGTTGGAATCGGCCTCAACCAAGACGTACACGACGTCGCCGTTCGACGGCGCGACCGCGATCTCCATGCGGCCCTTCATCGTGGCCGGGAAGCCACCGCCCTTCACCTCGGTCCAGGTCTCACCGCCATCGGTCGACTTCCACAGTGCGGAGCCTGCGCCGCCGGACTTGAGGAAGTAGGGACCGCGGAGCCGCTGGTAGCTCGTCGCCCAGAGCACGTCCGGGTTGCGCGGATCGAGATCGACGTCGACGAAGCCGGTCGTGTCATTGATGAACTTCTTGAGCTGCCAGGTCGCGCCACCGTCGGTGGTCTTGTAGAGACCACGCTCCTTGCTCGGGCGCCAGGCGGCGCCGAGGGCGGCGACCCACGCGACGTTCGGATTCGTGGGGTGCACCTGGATCCGGCCCACGTGCTCGGTCTCCTTGAGGCCGACGAACTTCCAGGTCAGGCCGCCGTCGGTCGACTTGAAGACGCCGCCGCCCGGGGAGATCGAGTTGCGCGAGTTGGGCTCGCCGGTGCCGAGGTACACGATGTTCGTGTCGCTCGGCGCGATCGCGAGGTCGCCGAGCGAGGCGACGCCGTAGTTGTCGAAGACCGGACGGAAGGTGGTACCGTTGTTGGTCGTCTTCCACACACCGCCCGCGGCCGCGGCCACGAAGAAGGTGCGGGACGGCCACGGGATGCCTTCGACGTCGGCGATGCGCCCCTGCATGTTCGCAGGGCCGATGTTGCGCCATCGCAGGCCGTCGATGACGGCCTGGTCGACGGTCTGCGCGTGCGCGGGACCTGCGGCAAGGGCCGCGGCGCCGACGCAGGCCGACAGGAGTCGGTGCAGTCGCATGAGGGTGGGGCTCGGGCTGGGGTTAGTGAAGGGTGCTGCCAACCCAATTCTACGGTGGCCGCCGCGTCCGCGTTGGGGGTGGTGGGGCGATCCTGATGTGGGCAGATTCCTCACGCGATCCCCCCGGGTCCCCAGCAGGCCAGAGGCACGAGATGATCCCCGGTGCTCCGAACTCCCGGCGAGCGATGACGCGCGTCGCCCTCGCCCTCGCGCTTGGCGCCGTCGCTTGCGGTCCGGAGCGTCTCGAGCGCACCGAGTCCGACCTGCGCACGGCGATCGCCGCGGCGGTCGGGCGCGGCGACACGGCGACGATCCGGCTCTTCACCGAGGTTCCCTTCGCGTTCGACGCGGTGTTCATCGCCGGGCCGCGGACCCCAGCCGATTCGCTCGCCCGCGTGATGGGAAGCGCGTGGGAGCCGAGGTTCTCGCGCGGCCTCGAGACGGACGACCGCTTCCACCTGCTCGTCTTCGTCGTGCGCAATCAACTCGTCCCGGCGACGCTGCCGCGCAGCGTCGCCGAGATCGCACCCGAGCTCACGGGGCGCCTGTACGCCCCCGAGACGGCGGTGTTCCGCGTGCGGCAGGCGCCGGGCGCGGCGGTACCGTCGCTCCTCCCTCGCTAGCCGGCAGGAGGGCGCGCGGGATCCCGAGCTCCTCGGGTGGCGGGATCCGCTGCTCGCGGGTGAAGCGGCGGCGGGCGCGATCCATGGCACTCGTGCGCTGGACCCAGGTGAGGATCTCGGCGTCATAGCGCGCCAGGTTGTTCTGCAGCCAGTAGGGGCGGTTCTCCGCGCGCCAGGCGCGCTCGAACAGCTCGCGCGTGAGGACGTAGCCGTCCCGCATGTCCTGCAGACGGCCGTTGATCCCCGAGAGCTCGGCGAGGTCGAGCCAGGTGGCGGTCCCGGCGCGCGCGGCCGAGTCGGCGCGCGCGTAGGCCATCGCGATCTCGTCGGCGAACTGGAACTTGGCGGCGAGCCAGTCGATGCGACGTGCGCCGAGCTCCATGGCATCGAGCGCCGTCACCTCGCGCAGGTGTCGCTGTTGCCGCGCCTGCGCGATGAGCACCAGCGCCGACTCGGCGTGCACGCGCACGCGCGAGAGCACGGGCCGGAGCCGGATGAGGTCGAAGACCCCCTCGTCGCTGTACGGGTCGACGAAGAACAGATAGCTCGAGGCGTCGCCAGCCCTGGACTCCTGGAGCGCCGCCTGCGCCGCATCGAGGTGCCGATGCGCCGCGTCGATGCGGCCGGTGGTGTCGCCGTGGAACTGCAGGCCGTACGACGCGCGGAATCTCGCGAGGTCGGACTCACCGGCCTGCCACGCCGCCGCGGCGCCGAACACGATCCCGAGCCAGACTTGCTCGAAGATCGCATCGCCGTTGTCGTCCCACTGCGTGTTGAGCATGCCGGTCGCGCCGCCGGCTTGCCCTTCGCGCGCGAAGCCCTGGATGTTCGCGAGCGCGATGTTGTTGTTCGGCCAGACGCGGTTCCAGTTCGTCACGCCGGGCGCGATCCAGGTCTCCATCCCGGCGTCGCGGAAGGGCTTCAGGAACCGGTCGAAGTTCCGCGACGCCGCATACTCCCAGCCGACGGCGATCATGTCCTTGGGCAGCAACGGCACCAACTGCGGCTGCCGCATCGCGATGTCGCCCCAGAAGAGGAAGCGCTTTCCGGGGCGACGGAGCGTGCCCTCGATGTCGCGGAGGTACTCGAGGTAGACTTGCCCCATCCCGGCCGAATCGACCCGCGCCCGCGTCTGGCCCTTCCCGAGCTCGAACGTCTCGTCTGCGCCGAGATGCACGAACGGCGACGGGAACATCGAGTCGATCTCGGCGAACACCGTCTTCGTGAACTCGAGGGACCCCGGCTGGCCGGGCGCGAGGACGTGCCCGTGCGATGTCTCGGCGAGGGGCGCGTATAGTTCCAGCTTGAGCATGTGGTGCAGGTGCCCGAACGTCTGCTGCTGCGGGACGACGGTGATGTGGTAGCGCTGCGCGAATTCGACGAGGGCCTGCACGTCGGCGCGCGACATCGACCCGCCCGGCGGCGCGATCACCGGATTCGAGGCGAACTGGAGCGTGTGCTCGAAGTAGGGCGAATAGACGTTGATCTTGTAGGCGGCGAAGAGGCGGATCTGCCGCTTCTGGTACTCGAGCGTCGGGACCGGGCCGCGCGAGAGGTCGTCCTGCACGCCGCGCCAGCGCATCGCCGGCCAGTCACGGATGAGCGCCGGGGTGAGCATCGCCTGCTCGCCCGCACCGGTGAAGAGCTGCTTGAGGGTCTGAAGCGCATAGAACACGCCCGCATCGCTCGCGGCGACGATCGAGGCACCACGGTCGCTCGCCGCGAGGACGTACCCTTCGTCGCGCATCGCGTCGTCGAACACGAGCTGCGCGGTGCGCAGGACATCGGCGGCGGCGTCGGAGCCCACGCGGTGGACGGCGATGGTCCAGCCGCGCTCGACCGGCGTGACCTCCGCCCGGTACCCGCGTTCGCGCATCGCGTCCGCGAACTCGCGCGCGGCGGCGCGATCGTCGGTCTCTGCGAGTGGTGCGAAGGTGATGGGACCGCGAAAGCGGACCGACGCCGAGGGAGTGGAGATCTCGCGCGGCGCGGGGATGAGGCGTGCGTCCTGGGCCGACGCGACCGAGGCGGCGAGGAGCGTGGCGAGCGCGAACGCGCGGTGCACGGGGTGGAGCGGCATGCGGGCAATGTCGCCCTGCTGTCGCGCGCGGACAAGCGTGCCGGCCGACCTTAGATTGCCGTATGACGACGACCGACCTCGCCGCACTGCTCGCCGCCCTCGAGGAGGATACCGCCTTCGAGGGCGGTTCATCGTTCCTGCGGCTCGCCGCCGACCAGTTCGCACGGACACGGGCGGGAGACGGACCCGTGTCGACCTCGCGCAGCGCCGCCGATCTCGCGTCCCGGTTCGACGAACCGCTCCCGATGGGTCTGCGCCCGCTCGACGAGGTCGCCGCCCGACTCGAGCGCGACGTCCTCTCCGACGTGAACCGGCTGACGCATCCGATGTATCTCGGCCATCAGGTCTCGGCGCCGCTCGCCGTCGCCGTCTGGAGCGATGTCGTGATCTCGGCAGTGAACAACTCGCACGCCGTGCGAGAGATGTCCCCCGCGACGACGCCGGTGGAGCGACGGGTGATCGCCTGGATGAGCGAACTCGCCGGCTTCGGCCCCGGCTCGGGCGGGACGCTCACCTCGGGCGGGACCGAGGCGACGCTCACCGCGCTGCTCGCGGCCCGCGCGGCCTACCAGCCGGAAGCCTGGAGCACCGGTCTCGTCGGCACGCCGCCCGTGCTCGTGCATGGCGAGCATACGCACTATGCCGTCTCGCGCGCGGCCGGCGTGCTCGGGATCGGTGCGTCCAACTGCGTCTCGGTCGCGTCGCGCGACCATCGCATGGACCCCGACGCGCTCGGGCGCACGCTCGGCGAGCTTCGCGCTGCGGGTCGTCCCGTGCTCGCCGTGGTGGCCACGGCCGGTTGCACCGCGACCGGGGCGTTCGACGATCTCGAGCGGATAGCCGGCGTGTGCGAGTCGTTCGCGGTGTGGCTGCATGTGGATGGCGCGCATGGCGCGTCCGCATTGCTCTCGGCGCGCCATAGGCATCGCGTGCGCGGGATCGCGCGGGCGCGCAGCCTGGCCTGGGACCCCCACAAGATGATGCTGCTCCCGCTCGCCGCGGGGACGGTGCTCCTGCGCGAATCGCGCGACCTCGCACGGGCGTACGCGCAGCAGGCGCCGTACCTGTTCCATGAGCGCACCGACGCGGTGGGGGTGGACCTGGGGCCGCTGAGCTTCCAGTGCTCGCGTCGGGCGGATGCGCTGAAGGTCTGGACGACGCTCCAGCGGTTCGGTGCCGACGGCATCGGGATGCTCTACGACCATCTCTGCGAACTCACGACCACGCTGCAAGGTCTCATCGACGCGCATGATCGGTTCGAGCCGCTGCACGTGCCCGAGGCGAACATCCTCTGCTTCCGATATCGGGCGGATGACGCGTTCAACGGCGAGCTCCGCGAGCGTTACAACCGCTCGGGTCGCGGCTGGATCACCGCGACGACGCTCGGCGGGCGGCGTGTGCTGCGCGTGACGATCATGAACCCACGGACGACCGCCACGCACCTCGCCGACCTATTGAAGGGGCTCGAGGCCGAGGCGACCTCGATGCGCGGTGAGGCTGGACGGGAGTAGGAAGGGGGTATACTTTAGTACTGAGATGACAACGGAAACCGAACTTCAGGCGCCTGCGCACGTTCTCGCGGGACCGGATGCGCCCGCCGCACCGCCGCAGGACGTGCCGACCGCGACCGCGCTGAAGCTCTGGGTGGTCCTCTCGCGCGCGAATGAGGCGATCGAGGCGCATGCGCGCGCCGATATCGAACGCCACGGCTTGACGCCCGCCGAGTTCGGCGTGCTGGAGGCGCTGCATCACAAGGGCCCGCTGCTCCTCGGCGACGTGCAGCGCCGGACGCTCATCTCGAGCGGTGGGACCACCTTCCTCATCGACCGACTCGAGAAGAAGGGTCTGGTCGAGCGGCGCCTTTGCGCGTCGGACCGGCGGGCGCGATATGCCGCGCTAACGGCGCAGGGGCGCGGGTTGATGACGGAGGTCTTCCCGGCGCACGCGGAGGTGATCCGTCGGGCGATGGCGGGGCTCGGGCTCGCGGATCAGCGAGCGATCACGGACCTGTTGCGGGTGCTCGGCCAAGAGGCTGCGTCGTTGTCGCTGCCTGGCTGAGCGGGGCTGGAACATCTGGCAGGGAAGGGGGGGCTTGACGGCCCCATTTTCGCTACTTATTATCTCAGTTATAAGATATGTACCAGTCTAAATCACCGAAATAAGATTACTAGGCAGCCGTAGGAACCGTTCCATCGATCTCCCAAGCGCCCCAATGCAAGGGCGCGCCAGCACCCAACCTCCAGAGGGTCTCTCCCATGAAGTGGAACATCGATACCACCCACGCGAACGTCGATTTCTCGGTCAAGCACATGGCGATCTCCACCGTGCGCGGCGCCTTCAACGTCTTCAACGGCACCGGCGAGACGGACGCCGCTGGCGTGCCAACCGCGATCCAGATGGAGATCGACGCGACGAGCATCACGACGAACAACGAGCAGCGCGACGGGCACCTGAAGTCGCCGGATTTCTTCGATGTGGCGAACCACCCCAAGCTCACGTTCGCGTCGACGAAGATCACGGGTACGCGCGATGAACTCACGATCGTCGGCGACCTGACGATCCGCGGCGTGACCAAGTCGGTGACGCTCAAGGGCGAGATGTCGCAGGAAGTGAAGGATCCCTGGGGCAACCAGCGCACGTCGATCGTCGCGAACGGCAAGATCTCGCGCGAGCAGTTCGGGCTGGTGTGGAACATGGCGCTCGAGTTCGGCGGCGTGATGGTCTCCGACGAGGTGAAGCTGCACATCGAGGCCGAGGCGGTGGCGGTGGCCCCGGTGGCGGCGTAAACGACGAAGGCTCGAGGGTGGAGGCGGAAGGGTGATGCGGGGGGTGGCGCGGTGGCCGCTCCCCGCATCAGCCATCGCGGGGTTCGGTCCCTCAGCTGCGCTGTTCCCTCGCACGGCTTCCCGCGGTATCCTTGCCGAGTCCTCATACCCGGTGCTCCCGATGCGCGTGCGCGTGGTCGCAGGTCTTCTTTGAGCTTCTCGGCGGATCTCCTCAAGGACCGCGTCATCCTCATCACCGGCGGCGGGACCGGGCTCGGTCGCGCGATGGGGGAGCGGTTCCTGCAACTCGGCGCGAAGGTCGTGATCGCCTCGCGCCGCGAGGCGGTGCTCCGCGCCGCGGCCGACGAGATGATGGCGGCGCACGGGGGCACGGTCCTCCCGCTCGCCTGCGACGTGCGGGATCCCGACGCCGTGGACGCGATGATCGGTGCGGCGTGGGAACACTTCGGCGGCGTGGACGGGCTCGTCAACAATGCGGCGGGCAACATCGCCTCGCCCACGGAGCGGCTCTCGCATCGCGCCGTGGACTCGGTGCTCGGCATCGTGCTCCACGGGTCGTTCTACTGCACGCTCGCGCTCGGCAAGCGCTGGCTCGCGGCCGCGCGCCCCGGACGGGTCCTCTCGATCGTGACGACCTACGCCGAGGGCGGGTCGGCGTACGTCGTGCCGTCGGCGGCGGCGAAGGCGGGCGTGCTCGCCATGACCCGCTCGCTCGCGGTGGAATGGGGTCCGCGCGGGATCACGTGCAACGCGATCGCGCCGGGGCCCTTCCCGACGAAGGGTGCGTGGGACCGCCTGCTCCCCGATCCCGGGATGCTCGACGCGGCGATCGACCGGATCCCGATGCGGCGGCCTGGCGAACTGATCGAGCTGGCGGACCTCGCGGCCTTCCTGATGTCGGATCTCTCGCACTACATCAACGGCGACTGCATCACGATCGACGGTGGCGAGAAGCTCAAGGGTGGCGGCCAGTTCTCATGGATGTCGCAGCTCACGCCCGCGCAGTGGGGCGCGCTCGAGGCATCGGCGCGCGGGGCGACCAAGAAGGACCGCACGGGCGACGGCTGAGTCCGCGCGACCCGCACCGAGGTGACCGCATGACCGCACTCCCGCTGGCGGAGATCCGCTCGTTCCTCGAGACGCACGCGCACCCGATGGAGCGCGCGTTCCTCTCGCGCCCCTTCGCCGAGCTGCTCCCGGAGCTCGGCGCGCTTCGCGCGGAGGTGAAGCGGCGCGGACTCTGGGCTCCCCACCTCCCGCCCGCGTTCGGCGGGCTCGGGCTGCCGCTGCCGGCGTTCGGCGAGGTGAGTGCGGTGCTCGGCGAGAGCCCGATCGGACACTATCTGTTCGGCTGCAACGCCCCTGACATCGGGAACGAGGAACTGCTGCTCGCGCACGGCAGCGACGAGCAGCGGGAGCGCTGGCTCGCGCCACTGGCGCGCGGCGAGATCCGAAGCTGCTTCGCGATGACCGAACCGGAGTTCGCGGGCTCGAACCCGGTCCATATGGGGACGACGGCCGTGCGGGACGGCGAGTCGTACGTGATCAGCGGGCACAAGTGGTTCACGTCGTCGGCGGATGGCGCCGCGTTCACGATCGTGATGGCCGTGACCGCGCCCGACGCGCCGGCCCACCAGCGCGCGAGCCAGATCATCGTGCCGATGGACGCGCCCGGACTGGAGTTCGTGCGCAACATCCCGGTGATGGGCGAGGGCGGGAGCGACTACGCGAGTCACGCCGAACTGCGATTCGTCGACGTGCGCGTGCCGGTCTCGAACCGGATCGGCGCGGAGGGGCAGGGGTTCGCGCTCGCGCAGGAGCGCTTGGGGCCCGGGCGCATCCACCATTGCATGCGCTGGCTCGGGATCTCGGAGCGCGCGTTCCGCCTGATGGTGCAACGGGCTGCGACGCGCGAGCTGTCGCCCGGGGAGCCGCTCGGCCAGCAGCAGGTGGTGCAGCATTGGATCGCCGAGTGCCGCGCGGAGATGGACGCGGCGCGACTGCTGGTACTCGATGTGGCGCACCGGATCGAGCGGGAGGGGGCGCATGCGGCGCGGGACGGCATCTCGCTCATCAAGTTCCACGTCGCCGGTGTGCTGCAGCGCGTGCTCGACCGCGCGATCCAGGTGCATGGCGCGCTCGGGATGACCGACGACACGCCGTTGGCGTACTGGTTCCGCCACGAGCGCGGCGCGCGCATCTATGACGGGCCGGACGAGGTGCACAAGTCGGCGGTCGCGCGGCGGATCCTCGAGGCAGCGGGCATGCCGCGCGGCACACGGCGGCGCGGATAGCGTCAGCGGGCGCCGCGGCGCCCGTGTCGACTCAGCGCAGGTAGTTGACGAGCCCCACGACGCCGACGACGGCGCCGGCGAGGGAGACGATCCGCCCCGCCTCGCCGTCGTGCGAGAGTCCGATCAGCAACGCGGTGCCCCCGATCACGAGCATCGCCGCATCGATCGGTGTGGCCACGTGCTGCTTCGCGGCATCGGGTCGGAGGCCGGGCGCACGCGGTGCGATCGCGCGGGACACGCCGACGCGCGTTGCCCGAGGTCCATGTTCGCGAGACTGCGCGTGCATGCCGGTGGGGATGCCGACCGCGGCGATCGCGGCGAGCACGATCATCGCGTGAGGGATCGACCCGAGGCGGCTCCGCCGACGGTCAGGCGCTGAGCGCATGACGATCACCACCGCGTCTTGGCCGAGCGGTCCCCGGCCCCGGTGACGAGGAGCACTGTTCCGACGAGGATCGCGACGGTCGCGATCCAGGGGCTGATGGGGCGCCGCACCTCGGTGGTGACACGCAGGTCCCCGATGCGTAGCGCTTCGCGCGTCCCCGGGAAGGAACCGCCGAGTGCGAGCGTGGCGACGCCGACGATGACGAGGATAAGTCCTGCAGTCCTGCTGGGACGCATGGAGCCTCCGGGGTCGCGCGCTACCGCGCGACGATTCAGGTCACTTCTTCGCCGGCTTCCGATCGCCGAAGATCGAGTTCGACAGCCTCGGGTCGGTCGGGGTCACCAGTTCATCGGTGGCGGGGTGGTCGACCTTCGCCGGCCTCGGGACGGTCGGTGTCGCGGTCTCGGACGGGACCGGGACCGGAACGACGAGCTTCGGGACTTG
This region of Gemmatimonadota bacterium genomic DNA includes:
- a CDS encoding SDR family oxidoreductase, with translation MGERFLQLGAKVVIASRREAVLRAAADEMMAAHGGTVLPLACDVRDPDAVDAMIGAAWEHFGGVDGLVNNAAGNIASPTERLSHRAVDSVLGIVLHGSFYCTLALGKRWLAAARPGRVLSIVTTYAEGGSAYVVPSAAAKAGVLAMTRSLAVEWGPRGITCNAIAPGPFPTKGAWDRLLPDPGMLDAAIDRIPMRRPGELIELADLAAFLMSDLSHYINGDCITIDGGEKLKGGGQFSWMSQLTPAQWGALEASARGATKKDRTGDG
- a CDS encoding family 20 glycosylhydrolase, yielding MPLHPVHRAFALATLLAASVASAQDARLIPAPREISTPSASVRFRGPITFAPLAETDDRAAAREFADAMRERGYRAEVTPVERGWTIAVHRVGSDAAADVLRTAQLVFDDAMRDEGYVLAASDRGASIVAASDAGVFYALQTLKQLFTGAGEQAMLTPALIRDWPAMRWRGVQDDLSRGPVPTLEYQKRQIRLFAAYKINVYSPYFEHTLQFASNPVIAPPGGSMSRADVQALVEFAQRYHITVVPQQQTFGHLHHMLKLELYAPLAETSHGHVLAPGQPGSLEFTKTVFAEIDSMFPSPFVHLGADETFELGKGQTRARVDSAGMGQVYLEYLRDIEGTLRRPGKRFLFWGDIAMRQPQLVPLLPKDMIAVGWEYAASRNFDRFLKPFRDAGMETWIAPGVTNWNRVWPNNNIALANIQGFAREGQAGGATGMLNTQWDDNGDAIFEQVWLGIVFGAAAAWQAGESDLARFRASYGLQFHGDTTGRIDAAHRHLDAAQAALQESRAGDASSYLFFVDPYSDEGVFDLIRLRPVLSRVRVHAESALVLIAQARQQRHLREVTALDAMELGARRIDWLAAKFQFADEIAMAYARADSAARAGTATWLDLAELSGINGRLQDMRDGYVLTRELFERAWRAENRPYWLQNNLARYDAEILTWVQRTSAMDRARRRFTREQRIPPPEELGIPRALLPASEGGATVPPRPAPAARGTPPSRGRTGAP
- a CDS encoding pyridoxal-dependent decarboxylase, whose amino-acid sequence is MTTTDLAALLAALEEDTAFEGGSSFLRLAADQFARTRAGDGPVSTSRSAADLASRFDEPLPMGLRPLDEVAARLERDVLSDVNRLTHPMYLGHQVSAPLAVAVWSDVVISAVNNSHAVREMSPATTPVERRVIAWMSELAGFGPGSGGTLTSGGTEATLTALLAARAAYQPEAWSTGLVGTPPVLVHGEHTHYAVSRAAGVLGIGASNCVSVASRDHRMDPDALGRTLGELRAAGRPVLAVVATAGCTATGAFDDLERIAGVCESFAVWLHVDGAHGASALLSARHRHRVRGIARARSLAWDPHKMMLLPLAAGTVLLRESRDLARAYAQQAPYLFHERTDAVGVDLGPLSFQCSRRADALKVWTTLQRFGADGIGMLYDHLCELTTTLQGLIDAHDRFEPLHVPEANILCFRYRADDAFNGELRERYNRSGRGWITATTLGGRRVLRVTIMNPRTTATHLADLLKGLEAEATSMRGEAGRE
- a CDS encoding acyl-CoA dehydrogenase family protein yields the protein MTALPLAEIRSFLETHAHPMERAFLSRPFAELLPELGALRAEVKRRGLWAPHLPPAFGGLGLPLPAFGEVSAVLGESPIGHYLFGCNAPDIGNEELLLAHGSDEQRERWLAPLARGEIRSCFAMTEPEFAGSNPVHMGTTAVRDGESYVISGHKWFTSSADGAAFTIVMAVTAPDAPAHQRASQIIVPMDAPGLEFVRNIPVMGEGGSDYASHAELRFVDVRVPVSNRIGAEGQGFALAQERLGPGRIHHCMRWLGISERAFRLMVQRAATRELSPGEPLGQQQVVQHWIAECRAEMDAARLLVLDVAHRIEREGAHAARDGISLIKFHVAGVLQRVLDRAIQVHGALGMTDDTPLAYWFRHERGARIYDGPDEVHKSAVARRILEAAGMPRGTRRRG
- a CDS encoding MarR family transcriptional regulator, whose product is MTTETELQAPAHVLAGPDAPAAPPQDVPTATALKLWVVLSRANEAIEAHARADIERHGLTPAEFGVLEALHHKGPLLLGDVQRRTLISSGGTTFLIDRLEKKGLVERRLCASDRRARYAALTAQGRGLMTEVFPAHAEVIRRAMAGLGLADQRAITDLLRVLGQEAASLSLPG
- a CDS encoding YceI family protein; translation: MKWNIDTTHANVDFSVKHMAISTVRGAFNVFNGTGETDAAGVPTAIQMEIDATSITTNNEQRDGHLKSPDFFDVANHPKLTFASTKITGTRDELTIVGDLTIRGVTKSVTLKGEMSQEVKDPWGNQRTSIVANGKISREQFGLVWNMALEFGGVMVSDEVKLHIEAEAVAVAPVAA